A DNA window from Macadamia integrifolia cultivar HAES 741 chromosome 4, SCU_Mint_v3, whole genome shotgun sequence contains the following coding sequences:
- the LOC122075140 gene encoding 60S acidic ribosomal protein P2-like, whose translation MKVIAAYLLSVLGGNTSPYANDLKNILGSVGADADDDKIELLLSEVKGKDITELIAFEREKLASVPSGGGAAIAVAASAGGGEGGAAPATDEPKKEEKEESDDDMGFSLFD comes from the coding sequence ATGAAGGTTATCGCTGCCTACTTGCTCTCTGTTCTGGGCGGAAACACCAGCCCTTATGCCAACGATTTGAAGAACATTCTTGGATCAGTTGGGGCTGATGCTGATGATGATAAAATTGAGCTATTGCTATCTGAAGTTAAGGGTAAAGATATTACAGAGCTGATTGCATTTGAAAGGGAGAAGCTTGCTTCAGTGCCTTCTGGTGGTGGTGCAGCCATTGCGGTGGCTGCAAGTGCTGGCGGCGGCGAGGGTGGTGCTGCACCTGCTACGGATGagccaaagaaagaagagaaagaggagtcAGATGATGACATGGGCTTTAGTCTTTTCGACTGA
- the LOC122076007 gene encoding transcription factor MYB82: MEKEGRQLQEIELKKGPWKPAEDLLLIRYVETHGEGKWATVSKRSGLMRGGKSCRLRWKNYLRPNLKHGEMSEEEEDLIIRMHNLLGNRWSLIAGRLPGRTDNEVKNYWNTHLIKKYPHYSSINKR; encoded by the exons ATGGAAAAAGAAGGAAGGCAGCTGCAAGAGATAGAGTTGAAGAAAGGTCCATGGAAGCCAGCGGAGGACTTGCTTCTCATACGATATGTAGAGACTCATGGGGAGGGGAAGTGGGCAACTGTATCCAAGAGATCAG GTTTGATGAGAGGAGGGAAGAGCTGTAGGCTGAGATGGAAGAATTATCTGAGACCAAACCTGAAGCATGGAGAGAtgtcagaggaagaagaagaccttaTCATCCGTATGCATAACCTTCTTGGCAATCG GTGGTCATTAATTGCAGGTCGGCTTCCTGGTCGAACCGACAACGAAGTAAAGAACTACTGGAACACCCATCTCATCAAGAAGTACCCACACTACTCCAGCATTAACAAGAGGTAA